A portion of the Methyloceanibacter stevinii genome contains these proteins:
- a CDS encoding GDSL-type esterase/lipase family protein codes for MPRLIGSIVLLLAALLVSTASTPVAAQDALAHRSYITPFPNGDRYRVVVLGDGDADGLWSGLYRSFEEDLTVDVLNRSKKWTGFTDPKRYDWNGEIDQILNDGTYHVAVVQFGLGEHKAIRENGKVLNVGTEEWRQAYGARIETFIRKLRAAGLGVYWVGLPVMRSAGQRAAAERLNDVFREKAFVNGAKFIDTWSEFADENGQYTLVGTDEDGRTQRMRDGDGFTSRGDLKLAQLVNKELRQDIELAKKERDIPLAGDPEEQEKVATGLTSPEPAARTAAAGDPVDGEEGDALREDQVGDVSVVRPNRGASAPINDPDGDTGSGGAPDPQVITSNLPGGYTAISSISAVSDVTLSSSRPQLPLAQRPYYRVLVRGEQLEPKSGRADDFAWPPS; via the coding sequence ATGCCTCGTCTGATCGGCTCGATCGTGCTGCTGCTGGCAGCGCTTCTCGTTTCCACGGCCTCGACGCCCGTGGCCGCACAAGATGCGCTCGCGCACCGCAGCTACATCACGCCGTTTCCCAATGGCGACCGCTACCGCGTGGTGGTGCTCGGCGACGGGGATGCGGACGGGCTCTGGAGCGGGCTCTATCGCTCCTTCGAAGAAGATCTCACCGTGGACGTCCTGAACCGGTCCAAGAAGTGGACCGGCTTCACAGACCCCAAGCGCTACGACTGGAACGGCGAGATCGACCAGATCTTGAACGACGGAACCTATCATGTCGCGGTCGTCCAGTTCGGCCTCGGCGAGCACAAGGCGATCCGGGAGAACGGCAAGGTTCTCAATGTGGGGACCGAAGAATGGCGCCAGGCCTATGGTGCCCGCATCGAGACGTTTATCCGGAAATTGCGGGCTGCGGGGCTGGGCGTCTACTGGGTCGGGCTGCCGGTGATGCGCTCGGCCGGCCAACGGGCTGCCGCCGAACGTCTCAACGACGTGTTTCGCGAGAAGGCCTTCGTGAACGGCGCCAAGTTCATCGATACATGGAGCGAGTTCGCCGACGAGAACGGCCAATACACGCTGGTGGGCACCGACGAGGACGGGCGGACCCAACGCATGCGCGACGGCGACGGTTTTACGTCGCGCGGCGATTTGAAGCTGGCCCAGCTCGTGAACAAGGAACTGCGCCAGGACATCGAACTTGCCAAGAAGGAACGCGACATTCCGCTCGCCGGCGATCCCGAGGAGCAGGAGAAGGTGGCGACGGGACTGACATCGCCTGAGCCTGCCGCCCGGACAGCTGCCGCAGGCGATCCGGTGGACGGCGAGGAAGGCGATGCCTTGCGGGAGGATCAGGTCGGTGACGTCAGCGTCGTGCGCCCGAATCGCGGCGCCTCGGCGCCGATCAACGATCCCGATGGCGACACGGGCTCCGGAGGTGCGCCGGATCCGCAGGTCATCACATCCAATCTGCCCGGTGGCTATACGGCGATCTCTTCGATTTCGGCGGTGTCCGACGTGACGCTGTCCTCGTCGCGGCCGCAGCTCCCGCTCGCGCAACGGCCCTACTATCGGGTGCTAGTACGTGGCGAGCAGCTCGAGCCGAAATCCGGACGCGCCGACGACTTCGCCTGGCCGCCCAGTTAA
- a CDS encoding glutamate synthase subunit beta, which translates to MGKVTGFLEIEREDRSYQPAADRVRHFKEFVIDPSEADITKQAARCMDCGIPYCHTGCPINNQIPDWNDLVYHDDWQDAALNLHSTNNFPEVTGRICPAPCEAACTLNIIDEPVTIKSIERAIADRAFDAGWIVPQPPEKKTGKSVAVVGSGPAGLAAAQQLARAGHDVHVYEKHAHPGGLLRYGIPDFKMEKFIIERRVTQMEAEGVTFHCNVDVGKDVDIRDLERKHDAVLLAGGSEHPRDLAVPGRDLDGVHFAMTFLPQQNRRVSGEPLGDVDSITAEGKRVVVIGGGDTGSDCIGTSFRQGATAVTQLEIMPEPPEQENKALTWPHWPLKFRTSSSQAEGAVRDFSVATNRFLGDGKVEKLECVRLDEQMKPIEGSEFTIPADLVFLAMGFLHPVHGGMIADLKVELDQRGNVKANDVDYQTSRSKIFVAGDMRRGQSLVVWAIREGRQAAHSIDKFLMGSTTLPR; encoded by the coding sequence ATGGGCAAAGTTACAGGGTTTCTGGAAATCGAGCGGGAAGACCGGTCCTATCAGCCGGCCGCCGACCGCGTGCGCCATTTCAAGGAGTTCGTGATCGATCCGAGTGAAGCGGACATCACGAAACAGGCTGCGCGCTGCATGGATTGCGGCATCCCCTATTGTCACACGGGCTGCCCGATCAACAACCAGATCCCCGACTGGAACGACCTCGTCTATCACGACGATTGGCAGGACGCGGCGCTGAACCTCCACTCCACGAACAATTTTCCGGAAGTGACGGGTCGCATCTGTCCGGCGCCGTGCGAAGCGGCGTGCACGCTAAACATCATCGACGAGCCGGTGACGATCAAATCGATCGAGCGCGCCATCGCGGACCGCGCCTTCGACGCAGGCTGGATCGTGCCGCAGCCGCCCGAGAAGAAGACCGGCAAGAGCGTCGCCGTTGTCGGGTCGGGGCCCGCAGGGCTAGCGGCCGCCCAGCAACTGGCCCGCGCCGGCCACGACGTGCATGTGTACGAAAAGCACGCTCATCCCGGCGGGCTGCTCCGCTACGGCATTCCAGACTTCAAGATGGAGAAGTTCATCATCGAGCGTCGCGTGACGCAGATGGAGGCCGAGGGCGTCACGTTCCACTGCAATGTCGACGTGGGAAAGGATGTCGACATCCGTGACCTGGAGCGCAAGCACGACGCCGTGCTGCTGGCCGGCGGATCGGAGCATCCGCGCGACCTCGCCGTGCCGGGGCGCGATCTCGACGGCGTTCACTTCGCGATGACATTCCTGCCGCAGCAGAACCGCCGTGTGTCGGGAGAGCCGCTGGGCGATGTCGACTCCATCACCGCCGAAGGCAAGCGCGTGGTCGTGATCGGCGGCGGCGACACAGGCTCGGACTGCATCGGCACATCATTCCGCCAAGGCGCGACGGCCGTCACGCAGCTTGAGATCATGCCGGAGCCGCCCGAGCAGGAGAACAAGGCGCTGACCTGGCCGCACTGGCCGCTCAAGTTCCGCACGTCGTCGAGCCAGGCCGAAGGCGCCGTCCGCGACTTCAGCGTGGCGACGAACCGATTCCTCGGCGACGGCAAGGTCGAGAAGCTGGAGTGCGTGCGCCTCGACGAGCAGATGAAGCCGATCGAGGGAAGCGAATTCACGATCCCGGCCGATCTGGTCTTCCTCGCCATGGGCTTCCTGCACCCGGTGCACGGGGGCATGATCGCGGACCTCAAGGTCGAGCTCGACCAGCGCGGCAATGTCAAAGCGAACGACGTCGACTACCAGACCTCGCGGAGCAAGATCTTCGTCGCGGGCGACATGCGCCGCGGCCAGTCGCTCGTGGTCTGGGCCATCCGCGAAGGACGGCAAGCCGCCCATTCGATCGACAAGTTCCTGATGGGATCGACGACGCTGCCGCGCTAG
- a CDS encoding lytic murein transglycosylase: protein MNCPKILISSAFSAGLACVSLAAYPSAAYADKFQTCVKSFWPAAKRGGVSWETFERATAGISHDQEVIESAKYQPEYKKPMGEYVERAISPKRLTMGQQMLIEYGPLLQQVEAKYGVDKHIVLAIWGVESNYGTNKGDKQVIQSLMTLACSGVKSKFARGQIVSALKILQHGDTDPAHFNGSWAGAMGHTQFIPTTYSAYAVDFDGDGRRDIWDTIPDALGSTAAYLRKSKWIPGQTWGYEVKLPSSYTAKSYKRGTYRTLASWQAAGITRANGKPFPRPGDKAQLLSPDGRNGPSFLVLNNFRSILRYNNADSYALAVGHLADRLAGYGPFIQSWPTSENRLSMDQRMELQRHLIALGHLEGEVDGIIGSGTLEGVRSYQRAKGMAVDGYPTQTILKKLRAEAPALPPAAAPDSTASIPGAQPVPGQAAQPQNGMQPQYVPQQAVAPAQPGAGNAVQPQYIHPQGAVPQANRQQQLLAPAQPPMAQPQAAQPQAVQPQPVQPQATQQQQVAAEYSPPGQMNAYAIIPIHPQPVQQRSRPRPCPGGPGRQVRRPIRAALPTCLLHRRISAMMGA, encoded by the coding sequence ATGAACTGTCCTAAGATATTGATATCGTCTGCCTTTTCGGCTGGTCTGGCCTGCGTCTCTCTCGCGGCCTACCCGAGCGCGGCGTATGCGGACAAGTTTCAGACCTGCGTGAAGAGCTTTTGGCCCGCCGCGAAGCGTGGCGGCGTCAGCTGGGAGACGTTCGAGAGGGCGACCGCTGGCATCTCGCACGACCAAGAAGTGATCGAGTCCGCCAAGTATCAGCCCGAATACAAGAAGCCGATGGGCGAGTACGTGGAACGCGCGATCTCACCGAAGCGGCTTACGATGGGGCAGCAGATGCTCATCGAGTATGGGCCGCTGCTCCAGCAGGTCGAGGCCAAATACGGCGTCGACAAGCACATCGTTCTGGCCATCTGGGGCGTGGAATCGAACTACGGCACCAACAAGGGCGACAAGCAGGTCATCCAGTCGCTCATGACCCTGGCCTGTTCGGGGGTCAAATCCAAGTTCGCCCGCGGCCAAATCGTTTCGGCACTGAAGATCCTGCAGCACGGCGATACGGACCCGGCGCATTTCAACGGGTCCTGGGCCGGCGCCATGGGGCACACGCAGTTCATTCCCACCACCTATTCGGCTTATGCGGTCGATTTCGACGGTGATGGGCGCCGCGATATTTGGGACACGATCCCCGATGCTCTTGGCTCGACGGCTGCCTATTTGAGGAAGTCGAAATGGATTCCGGGGCAGACTTGGGGTTACGAGGTCAAACTGCCCTCGAGTTACACCGCCAAGAGCTACAAGCGCGGGACCTACCGGACGCTTGCGAGCTGGCAGGCCGCGGGCATCACCCGCGCCAACGGCAAGCCGTTCCCGCGGCCCGGCGACAAGGCGCAGCTTTTGTCGCCGGACGGACGCAATGGTCCGTCCTTCCTGGTCCTGAACAATTTCCGCTCGATCCTGCGCTACAACAACGCCGACTCCTACGCGCTTGCCGTCGGGCATCTGGCGGACCGGCTCGCGGGCTACGGGCCCTTCATCCAGTCCTGGCCCACAAGTGAGAACCGGCTGTCCATGGATCAGCGCATGGAGTTGCAGCGCCATCTGATTGCGCTTGGGCATCTGGAAGGCGAGGTGGACGGCATCATCGGCAGCGGCACGCTCGAAGGCGTGCGGTCCTATCAGCGCGCTAAGGGTATGGCCGTCGACGGCTATCCGACGCAGACCATTTTGAAGAAGCTGAGAGCCGAGGCGCCGGCACTACCTCCGGCCGCTGCGCCCGACTCGACGGCGTCCATTCCGGGCGCCCAACCGGTTCCGGGACAGGCGGCGCAGCCTCAGAACGGCATGCAGCCTCAATATGTGCCGCAGCAAGCGGTCGCCCCCGCTCAACCGGGCGCGGGGAATGCCGTGCAGCCGCAATACATCCATCCTCAAGGGGCTGTCCCGCAAGCCAACAGGCAGCAGCAGCTCCTGGCTCCGGCGCAGCCCCCGATGGCTCAGCCGCAAGCGGCTCAACCTCAAGCCGTGCAGCCTCAGCCTGTGCAGCCGCAAGCCACTCAGCAGCAGCAGGTTGCGGCGGAATATTCGCCTCCGGGCCAGATGAATGCTTACGCGATCATTCCAATCCACCCGCAGCCTGTGCAACAGCGCAGCCGGCCCAGGCCTTGCCCTGGCGGTCCGGGCAGGCAGGTGCGTCGTCCTATTCGCGCAGCGCTTCCGACGTGCCTCCTGCACAGGCGAATTAGTGCTATGATGGGTGCCTGA
- the gltB gene encoding glutamate synthase large subunit: MPRAEGLYDPANEHDACGVGFIADLKGNKSHKIIEHGLEILVNLTHRGAAGADPRDGDGAGMLIQIPHDFLVEVCAPLGFTLPEPGEYAVGQIFMPSNQAQRIYCESAIERVVESEGLTLLGWRTVPTDNSTLSPEVIETEPVHRQVFIGRGPGIKDETDFERKLYLLRKVISNTINGETGGHDIGFYIVSLSCRTVIYKGMFLAYQLGAYYQDLHHPKFSSALALVHQRFSTNTFPSWKLSHPFRMVAHNGEINTLRGNVNWMAARQASVSSPLFGDNISKLWPISYEGQSDTACFDNALEFLVQGGYSLAHAAMMLIPEAWAGNPLMDAKRRAFYEYHACLMEPWDGPAAMAFTDGRQIGATLDRNGLRPARYFVTDDGLVVMASETGVLPFPEDKIVEKWRLQPGRMLLIDLEKGCIISDEEVKAEMTDSHPYQEWLDRTQIQVHELPGANVAPTRPNVSLLDRQQAFGYSQESLKFLMLPMAQTGQEAIGSMGTDTPISALSNRPKLLHTYFKQNFAQVTNPPIDPIREELVMSLVTFIGPRPNLLDLEGTSKDKRLEAAQPILSNENLERIRAIGAVADNQFLTVTLDMTYPAKDGEKGMAGALDQLCKKAEAAVLEGDNIIILSDRATDSDRIPLPSLLATSAVHHHLIRCGLRTSVGLVVETGEACEVNQFCTLAGYGAEAINPYLAFETLETLLPEIDEDITLDEAITRYIKAVSKGMLKVMSKMGISTYQSYCGAQIFDAVGLKSDFVAKYFTGTNSQVEGVGLAEIAKETVERHKAAFGDAPVLRNALDVGGEYAFRVRGEAHSWRPQVVADLQHAVRGDLPEKYRTYAEAINQQDKELLTLRGMFRIKNAEELGQKPVPLDEVEPASEIVRRFATGAMSFGSISREAHTTLAIAMNRIGGKSNTGEGGEEVDRFTPLPNGDSMRSAIKQVASGRFGVTTEYLTNADMIQIKVAQGAKPGEGGQLPGHKVDGTIAKVRHSTPGVGLISPPPHHDIYSIEDLKQLIYDLKNVNPKADISVKLVSEVGVGTVAAGVAKAMSDHVTISGFEGGTGASPLTSLKHAGSPWEIGLAETQQTLVLNRLRGRIAVQVDGGLRTGRDVIVGALLGADEFGFSTAPLIAAGCIMMRKCHLNTCPVGIATQDPVLRARFTGAPEHVINFFFYVAEEVREYMAALGFRKFEEMIGRTEVLDKEVAIDHWKARGLDFTKLFHKPDNADTHPIRHTELQDHGLETVLDTKLIELARAAIDEKAPVKIDLPIKNVDRSTGAMLSGEIAKRYGHAGLLDDTIWVRFNGSAGQSFGAWLAHGVTFDLVGEGNDYVGKGLSGGRIIVRPPEESKIVPEKSIIVGNTVLYGAISGECYFHGVGGERFGVRNSGATAVIEGTGDHGCEYMTGGVVVVIGPTGRNFAAGMSGGIAYVLDESGDFEQRCNMAMVELEPIPSEDQAMEKYLHEGGDLETHGLVDLTDMTRHDALRLRKLIENHLHYTGSARAREILDNWATYLPKFVKVMPVEYRRALQEMARQQAADPDGLGTIEIGLRETGK; this comes from the coding sequence ATGCCGCGCGCGGAAGGACTCTACGATCCGGCCAACGAACACGATGCCTGTGGCGTCGGCTTTATCGCGGACCTGAAAGGCAACAAGAGCCACAAGATCATCGAGCATGGCCTCGAGATCTTGGTGAACCTGACCCATCGCGGGGCGGCGGGCGCGGACCCGCGCGACGGCGATGGCGCCGGCATGCTCATTCAGATTCCCCACGACTTCTTAGTGGAGGTCTGCGCCCCGCTCGGGTTTACGCTGCCGGAGCCCGGAGAGTACGCCGTCGGCCAGATTTTCATGCCCTCCAATCAGGCTCAGCGCATCTATTGCGAATCCGCGATCGAGCGCGTGGTCGAATCCGAAGGCCTGACCCTGCTGGGCTGGCGCACCGTGCCGACCGATAATTCGACGCTGTCGCCGGAGGTCATCGAGACCGAGCCGGTTCACAGGCAGGTCTTCATCGGACGCGGTCCCGGCATCAAGGACGAGACCGACTTCGAGCGGAAGCTCTATCTCCTGCGCAAAGTGATCTCCAACACGATCAACGGCGAGACCGGCGGTCACGACATCGGCTTCTACATCGTGTCCCTGTCCTGCCGGACGGTGATCTACAAAGGCATGTTCCTGGCCTATCAGCTGGGCGCCTACTACCAGGATCTCCACCACCCGAAATTCAGTTCGGCGCTGGCCCTCGTCCATCAGAGATTTTCGACGAACACCTTCCCGTCGTGGAAGCTGTCGCATCCCTTCCGCATGGTTGCGCATAACGGCGAGATCAACACGCTGCGGGGCAATGTGAACTGGATGGCCGCGCGCCAGGCGAGCGTGTCATCGCCCCTCTTCGGCGACAACATCTCGAAGCTCTGGCCGATCTCCTATGAAGGCCAGTCCGACACGGCCTGCTTCGACAACGCCCTCGAGTTCCTGGTGCAAGGCGGCTACAGCCTCGCCCATGCAGCGATGATGCTTATCCCCGAAGCGTGGGCGGGCAACCCGCTGATGGATGCCAAGCGCCGCGCCTTCTACGAATACCATGCGTGCCTGATGGAGCCGTGGGACGGCCCGGCCGCCATGGCCTTTACCGATGGACGGCAGATCGGCGCCACACTCGACCGGAACGGACTGCGTCCGGCCCGGTATTTCGTGACGGACGACGGCCTCGTCGTGATGGCGTCGGAAACCGGCGTCCTGCCCTTCCCGGAAGACAAGATCGTCGAGAAGTGGCGGCTCCAGCCCGGCAGGATGCTGCTCATCGATCTCGAGAAGGGCTGCATCATCTCCGACGAAGAGGTCAAAGCGGAGATGACCGACTCGCATCCTTATCAGGAGTGGCTCGACCGGACGCAGATCCAGGTGCATGAGCTGCCGGGCGCGAACGTGGCGCCGACGCGCCCCAATGTCAGCCTGTTGGATCGCCAGCAAGCCTTCGGCTATTCGCAAGAGAGCCTGAAGTTCCTGATGCTGCCCATGGCCCAGACCGGCCAGGAGGCCATCGGGTCCATGGGAACCGACACGCCCATCTCGGCTCTGTCGAACCGGCCGAAGCTGCTGCACACCTATTTCAAGCAGAACTTCGCGCAAGTGACGAACCCGCCGATCGATCCGATCCGCGAGGAACTCGTGATGTCGCTGGTGACGTTCATCGGCCCGCGGCCGAACCTGCTCGACCTCGAAGGCACGTCGAAGGACAAGCGCCTGGAAGCCGCCCAGCCCATTCTCTCAAATGAGAATCTGGAACGCATCCGGGCCATCGGCGCGGTCGCAGATAATCAGTTCCTGACGGTCACGCTCGACATGACCTACCCCGCCAAGGACGGCGAAAAGGGCATGGCAGGCGCGCTCGACCAGCTCTGCAAAAAGGCGGAAGCCGCTGTCCTGGAAGGCGACAATATCATCATCCTGTCGGACCGGGCGACGGACAGCGACCGCATTCCTCTGCCGTCGCTTTTGGCGACGAGCGCGGTGCATCACCATCTGATCCGTTGCGGGCTGCGCACGTCCGTGGGCCTCGTGGTCGAGACCGGCGAAGCCTGCGAAGTGAACCAGTTCTGCACGCTGGCCGGCTATGGCGCGGAAGCCATCAACCCCTATCTCGCTTTCGAGACGCTCGAGACCCTGCTACCGGAGATCGACGAGGACATCACTCTTGACGAGGCAATCACGCGCTACATCAAGGCCGTCAGCAAGGGCATGCTGAAGGTCATGTCCAAGATGGGCATCTCGACCTATCAGTCCTATTGCGGCGCGCAGATTTTCGACGCGGTCGGACTGAAGTCCGACTTCGTGGCAAAGTACTTCACCGGTACCAACAGCCAGGTCGAAGGCGTGGGCCTTGCGGAGATCGCCAAGGAGACCGTCGAACGGCACAAGGCCGCTTTCGGCGACGCCCCTGTCTTGCGCAATGCTCTCGACGTCGGCGGCGAGTATGCCTTCCGGGTTCGCGGCGAGGCTCATTCGTGGCGGCCGCAGGTCGTGGCCGATCTTCAGCACGCGGTCCGTGGCGACTTGCCCGAGAAATATCGCACCTATGCCGAGGCCATAAACCAGCAGGACAAAGAGCTCCTGACCCTGCGTGGCATGTTCCGCATCAAGAATGCCGAGGAACTCGGCCAGAAGCCGGTCCCGCTTGACGAGGTTGAACCGGCCAGCGAGATCGTGAGGCGCTTCGCGACAGGCGCCATGTCGTTCGGCTCCATCAGCCGCGAGGCTCACACGACGCTGGCGATTGCCATGAACCGGATCGGCGGCAAGTCGAACACCGGCGAAGGCGGCGAGGAAGTGGATCGCTTCACGCCGTTGCCCAATGGCGATTCCATGCGGTCGGCGATCAAGCAGGTTGCCTCGGGCCGCTTTGGTGTGACCACGGAGTACCTCACTAACGCGGACATGATCCAAATTAAGGTCGCGCAGGGTGCGAAGCCCGGCGAAGGCGGACAGCTGCCGGGCCACAAGGTCGATGGGACAATCGCCAAGGTGCGGCACTCGACGCCGGGCGTCGGCCTCATCTCCCCGCCGCCACACCACGACATCTACTCGATCGAGGATCTCAAGCAGCTGATCTACGATCTCAAGAACGTCAATCCGAAAGCCGACATCTCCGTGAAGCTCGTGTCGGAAGTGGGCGTCGGCACGGTCGCCGCAGGCGTGGCCAAAGCCATGTCCGACCACGTGACGATATCGGGATTCGAGGGCGGCACGGGCGCCTCGCCCCTGACCTCGCTCAAGCATGCCGGATCGCCCTGGGAAATCGGCCTTGCGGAAACGCAGCAGACGCTGGTGCTGAACCGGCTGCGCGGACGCATCGCCGTGCAGGTCGATGGCGGCTTGCGCACCGGTCGCGACGTAATCGTCGGCGCGCTGCTCGGGGCGGACGAGTTCGGCTTCTCGACGGCTCCGTTGATTGCGGCCGGCTGCATCATGATGCGCAAATGCCATCTGAACACCTGCCCCGTGGGCATCGCCACCCAGGACCCAGTCCTGAGAGCGCGGTTCACCGGCGCGCCGGAGCATGTCATCAACTTCTTCTTCTATGTCGCGGAGGAAGTGCGCGAGTACATGGCGGCCCTCGGCTTCCGGAAGTTCGAAGAGATGATCGGCCGCACCGAGGTGTTGGACAAGGAAGTCGCCATCGACCACTGGAAGGCGCGCGGGCTCGACTTCACCAAGCTGTTCCACAAGCCCGACAACGCCGACACGCACCCGATCCGGCATACCGAGCTGCAGGACCATGGGCTCGAGACCGTTCTCGACACCAAGCTGATCGAACTTGCCCGCGCGGCCATCGATGAGAAGGCGCCGGTCAAGATCGACCTGCCGATCAAGAATGTCGACCGTTCGACCGGCGCAATGCTGTCCGGCGAGATCGCCAAGCGCTACGGCCATGCCGGTCTTCTGGACGACACGATCTGGGTCCGTTTCAACGGCTCCGCCGGCCAGAGCTTCGGCGCCTGGCTGGCCCATGGCGTGACGTTCGACCTCGTCGGCGAAGGCAACGACTATGTGGGCAAGGGTTTGTCGGGCGGCCGCATCATCGTCCGTCCGCCCGAGGAGTCGAAGATCGTCCCCGAGAAATCCATCATCGTCGGCAACACGGTCTTGTACGGCGCCATTTCCGGCGAGTGCTACTTCCACGGCGTCGGCGGCGAACGCTTCGGCGTGCGCAACTCTGGCGCCACAGCGGTGATCGAAGGCACCGGCGATCACGGCTGCGAGTACATGACAGGCGGCGTGGTCGTCGTGATCGGCCCCACGGGCCGCAACTTCGCGGCGGGCATGTCCGGCGGCATCGCCTACGTGCTCGACGAGTCCGGCGATTTCGAGCAGCGCTGCAACATGGCCATGGTTGAGCTCGAGCCGATCCCGAGCGAAGACCAAGCCATGGAGAAATATCTCCACGAGGGCGGCGACCTGGAGACCCACGGCCTCGTGGATCTCACGGACATGACGCGCCACGATGCGTTGCGCCTGCGCAAACTGATCGAGAACCATCTGCACTATACCGGCTCGGCCCGCGCCCGAGAGATATTGGACAATTGGGCCACCTACCTGCCGAAATTCGTCAAGGTCATGCCGGTGGAGTATCGCCGCGCGCTGCAGGAAATGGCGCGTCAACAGGCTGCCGACCCGGATGGGCTCGGCACGATCGAAATCGGCCTGCGCGAGACCGGCAAATAA